A window of the Gossypium hirsutum isolate 1008001.06 chromosome A05, Gossypium_hirsutum_v2.1, whole genome shotgun sequence genome harbors these coding sequences:
- the LOC107956983 gene encoding snRNA-activating protein complex subunit isoform X3 produces the protein MEANRTNTGEEEANCLIPKGGPIYISNLISPLTSVPEFQNSVLRQLQELEAELDSHQLAESEDICVDDLKIHKEEELVEMALKEAFKEDEHVENASEGLENGSNLGYHTRSRKGHAVENASTSIEPSNGCPGTDLDGAATDRKNGSKKQKRRRMNDRHIEDTYIKKVDKLAKIKQKQDEDKATAKLHALNAISKISEGSIPSSDKIERMKSLRFTSSSGKAKSADVKEHIPVLYPETILCVEVYHNIRKWSKVQEFLVLGRQTLTELKDKICCLTDQVMQTAGRYDPSGYFLIEDIFFNDLRDPCAIDYSEPIFDWLRNSPDDAMRKWESIITGELQQKQRSVLGSVTPSRLPHFKAADMHKTRFCEFRFQLGARYLYCHQPIFVR, from the exons atggaGGCGAATCGGACGAACACGGGAGAAGAGGAAGCAAATTGTTTAATCCCAAAGGGTGGCCCCATTTATATTTCCAATCTCATTAGTCCTCTCACTAGCGTGCCTGAGTTTCAAAACTCAGTTCTTCGACAACTCCAG GAATTAGAGGCTGAATTGGATTCACATCAACTTGCTGAGTCTGAGGATATTTG TGTTGACGACCTTAAAATTCACAAGGAGGAAGAGTTAGTAGAAATGGCTCTCAAGGAAGCTTTTAAG GAGGATGAGCATGTTGAAAATGCTTCTGAAGGTTTAGAAAACGGCTCCAATTTAGG TTATCATACAAGATCCAGAAAGGGACATGCAGTAGAGAATGCTTCAACTTCAATCGAGCCCTCAAATGGGTGTCCTGGTACTGATTTAGATGGAGCTGCGACAGATAGGAAGAATGGCTCAAAGAAGCAAAAGAGAAGGAGAATGAATGACCGTCATATTGAA GATACATATATCAAAAAGGTTGACAAACTTGCAAAGATTAAACAAAAGCAGGATGAAGACAAAGCAACAGCAAAGCTACATGCTTTGAA TGCCATCTCCAAGATCTCTGAAGGTTCAATTCCATCGTCTGATAAAATTGAAAGGATGAAATCTCTCCGGTTTACGAGTTCTAGTGGAAAG GCAAAGTCGGCAGATGTCAAGGAGCACATACCAGTGTTATACCCTGAAACTATTCTCTGTGTTGAGGTCTACCATAACATACGAAAATGGTCAAAG GTCCAAGAGTTCTTGGTTCTTGGCCGTCAAACCTTAACCGAACTTAAGGACAAGATATGTTGCTTGACTGACCAGGTGATGCAGACGGCTGGCCGTTATGATCCTTCTGGATATTTCCTTATAGAA GATATATTTTTTAATGACTTGAGAGATCCCTGTGCTATAGATTACAGTGAGCCTATTTTTGATTGGCTTAGAAACTCTCCAGATGATGCTATGAGAAAATGGGAAAGCATCATAACTGGTGAGTTGCAACAAAAGCAAAGATCAGTTTTAGGCAGTGTGACACCTTCAAGATTGCCTCATTTCAAAGCCGCGGACATGCacaagactcggttttgtgaatTTAGGTTTCAACTTGGTGCCAGATATCTCTATTGTCATCAG CCTATTTTTGTTCGATGA
- the LOC107956983 gene encoding snRNA-activating protein complex subunit isoform X2, translated as MEANRTNTGEEEANCLIPKGGPIYISNLISPLTSVPEFQNSVLRQLQELEAELDSHQLAESEDICYHTRSRKGHAVENASTSIEPSNGCPGTDLDGAATDRKNGSKKQKRRRMNDRHIEDTYIKKVDKLAKIKQKQDEDKATAKLHALNAISKISEGSIPSSDKIERMKSLRFTSSSGKAKSADVKEHIPVLYPETILCVEVYHNIRKWSKVQEFLVLGRQTLTELKDKICCLTDQVMQTAGRYDPSGYFLIEDIFFNDLRDPCAIDYSEPIFDWLRNSPDDAMRKWESIITGELQQKQRSVLGSVTPSRLPHFKAADMHKTRFCEFRFQLGARYLYCHQGDCKHTIVIRDMRSIHPDDVQNRAAYPIMIFQLKPRVQKCSVCKITRASKVTLDDKWARENPCYFCDYCYSLLHSKDESLYDEFSVFDYLHE; from the exons atggaGGCGAATCGGACGAACACGGGAGAAGAGGAAGCAAATTGTTTAATCCCAAAGGGTGGCCCCATTTATATTTCCAATCTCATTAGTCCTCTCACTAGCGTGCCTGAGTTTCAAAACTCAGTTCTTCGACAACTCCAG GAATTAGAGGCTGAATTGGATTCACATCAACTTGCTGAGTCTGAGGATATTTG TTATCATACAAGATCCAGAAAGGGACATGCAGTAGAGAATGCTTCAACTTCAATCGAGCCCTCAAATGGGTGTCCTGGTACTGATTTAGATGGAGCTGCGACAGATAGGAAGAATGGCTCAAAGAAGCAAAAGAGAAGGAGAATGAATGACCGTCATATTGAA GATACATATATCAAAAAGGTTGACAAACTTGCAAAGATTAAACAAAAGCAGGATGAAGACAAAGCAACAGCAAAGCTACATGCTTTGAA TGCCATCTCCAAGATCTCTGAAGGTTCAATTCCATCGTCTGATAAAATTGAAAGGATGAAATCTCTCCGGTTTACGAGTTCTAGTGGAAAG GCAAAGTCGGCAGATGTCAAGGAGCACATACCAGTGTTATACCCTGAAACTATTCTCTGTGTTGAGGTCTACCATAACATACGAAAATGGTCAAAG GTCCAAGAGTTCTTGGTTCTTGGCCGTCAAACCTTAACCGAACTTAAGGACAAGATATGTTGCTTGACTGACCAGGTGATGCAGACGGCTGGCCGTTATGATCCTTCTGGATATTTCCTTATAGAA GATATATTTTTTAATGACTTGAGAGATCCCTGTGCTATAGATTACAGTGAGCCTATTTTTGATTGGCTTAGAAACTCTCCAGATGATGCTATGAGAAAATGGGAAAGCATCATAACTGGTGAGTTGCAACAAAAGCAAAGATCAGTTTTAGGCAGTGTGACACCTTCAAGATTGCCTCATTTCAAAGCCGCGGACATGCacaagactcggttttgtgaatTTAGGTTTCAACTTGGTGCCAGATATCTCTATTGTCATCAG GGTGACTGCAAGCACACAATCGTGATTAGGGACATGAGGTCGATTCATCCAGATGATGTACAAAACCGAGCAGCTTATCCAATAATGATCTTTCAACTAAAACCCCGAGTTCAGAAATGCAGTGTTTGTAAAATTACGAGAGCCTCGAAGGTAACCTTAGATGATAAGTGGGCAAGGGAGAACCCTTGTTATTTCTGTGATTATTGCTATTCTCTTCTTCATTCAAAGGACGAGTCCCTATATGATGAATTTTCTGTATTTGATTACTTACATGAGTAG
- the LOC107956983 gene encoding snRNA-activating protein complex subunit isoform X1 — MEANRTNTGEEEANCLIPKGGPIYISNLISPLTSVPEFQNSVLRQLQELEAELDSHQLAESEDICVDDLKIHKEEELVEMALKEAFKEDEHVENASEGLENGSNLGYHTRSRKGHAVENASTSIEPSNGCPGTDLDGAATDRKNGSKKQKRRRMNDRHIEDTYIKKVDKLAKIKQKQDEDKATAKLHALNAISKISEGSIPSSDKIERMKSLRFTSSSGKAKSADVKEHIPVLYPETILCVEVYHNIRKWSKVQEFLVLGRQTLTELKDKICCLTDQVMQTAGRYDPSGYFLIEDIFFNDLRDPCAIDYSEPIFDWLRNSPDDAMRKWESIITGELQQKQRSVLGSVTPSRLPHFKAADMHKTRFCEFRFQLGARYLYCHQGDCKHTIVIRDMRSIHPDDVQNRAAYPIMIFQLKPRVQKCSVCKITRASKVTLDDKWARENPCYFCDYCYSLLHSKDESLYDEFSVFDYLHE, encoded by the exons atggaGGCGAATCGGACGAACACGGGAGAAGAGGAAGCAAATTGTTTAATCCCAAAGGGTGGCCCCATTTATATTTCCAATCTCATTAGTCCTCTCACTAGCGTGCCTGAGTTTCAAAACTCAGTTCTTCGACAACTCCAG GAATTAGAGGCTGAATTGGATTCACATCAACTTGCTGAGTCTGAGGATATTTG TGTTGACGACCTTAAAATTCACAAGGAGGAAGAGTTAGTAGAAATGGCTCTCAAGGAAGCTTTTAAG GAGGATGAGCATGTTGAAAATGCTTCTGAAGGTTTAGAAAACGGCTCCAATTTAGG TTATCATACAAGATCCAGAAAGGGACATGCAGTAGAGAATGCTTCAACTTCAATCGAGCCCTCAAATGGGTGTCCTGGTACTGATTTAGATGGAGCTGCGACAGATAGGAAGAATGGCTCAAAGAAGCAAAAGAGAAGGAGAATGAATGACCGTCATATTGAA GATACATATATCAAAAAGGTTGACAAACTTGCAAAGATTAAACAAAAGCAGGATGAAGACAAAGCAACAGCAAAGCTACATGCTTTGAA TGCCATCTCCAAGATCTCTGAAGGTTCAATTCCATCGTCTGATAAAATTGAAAGGATGAAATCTCTCCGGTTTACGAGTTCTAGTGGAAAG GCAAAGTCGGCAGATGTCAAGGAGCACATACCAGTGTTATACCCTGAAACTATTCTCTGTGTTGAGGTCTACCATAACATACGAAAATGGTCAAAG GTCCAAGAGTTCTTGGTTCTTGGCCGTCAAACCTTAACCGAACTTAAGGACAAGATATGTTGCTTGACTGACCAGGTGATGCAGACGGCTGGCCGTTATGATCCTTCTGGATATTTCCTTATAGAA GATATATTTTTTAATGACTTGAGAGATCCCTGTGCTATAGATTACAGTGAGCCTATTTTTGATTGGCTTAGAAACTCTCCAGATGATGCTATGAGAAAATGGGAAAGCATCATAACTGGTGAGTTGCAACAAAAGCAAAGATCAGTTTTAGGCAGTGTGACACCTTCAAGATTGCCTCATTTCAAAGCCGCGGACATGCacaagactcggttttgtgaatTTAGGTTTCAACTTGGTGCCAGATATCTCTATTGTCATCAG GGTGACTGCAAGCACACAATCGTGATTAGGGACATGAGGTCGATTCATCCAGATGATGTACAAAACCGAGCAGCTTATCCAATAATGATCTTTCAACTAAAACCCCGAGTTCAGAAATGCAGTGTTTGTAAAATTACGAGAGCCTCGAAGGTAACCTTAGATGATAAGTGGGCAAGGGAGAACCCTTGTTATTTCTGTGATTATTGCTATTCTCTTCTTCATTCAAAGGACGAGTCCCTATATGATGAATTTTCTGTATTTGATTACTTACATGAGTAG